The following coding sequences lie in one Cronobacter universalis NCTC 9529 genomic window:
- the hupB gene encoding nucleoid-associated protein HU-beta — MNKSQLIDKIAAGADISKAAAGRALDALIDSVTESLQSGDEVALVGFGTFSVRERAARTGRNPQTGKEITIAAAKVPGFRAGKALKDAVN; from the coding sequence GTGAATAAATCTCAACTGATAGACAAAATTGCCGCAGGTGCCGATATTTCTAAAGCAGCGGCTGGACGTGCGTTAGATGCTTTGATTGATTCCGTTACTGAATCTCTGCAGTCCGGGGATGAAGTGGCTCTGGTTGGCTTTGGTACTTTTTCCGTTCGTGAACGTGCAGCCCGCACTGGCCGCAACCCACAGACGGGCAAGGAAATCACCATCGCGGCTGCGAAAGTTCCGGGTTTCCGTGCCGGTAAAGCGCTGAAAGACGCGGTTAACTGA
- the ppiD gene encoding peptidylprolyl isomerase, producing the protein MMDNLRAAANHVVLKIILGLIILSFVLTGVSNYLIGGNSNYAAKVNDQEISRAQLENAVNIERNNLERRLGDRFSELASNEQYMAELRQRALQGLIDEALIDQYARSLHLEISDEQVRQAIFKNPAFQSDGKFDNARYNAIITSMGMSADQYAQALRNQLTTDQLVSAVMGSDFILPGESDQFAALFAQQRQVRTATIAVDALAQKQQVSEQEIKDYYQQHTNNFQSPEQFRVSYIKLDAAALAENASEDDIQAYYDKHQDEFGQPQRNRYSLIQTKTEDEAKAILAQLKQGADFATLAKEKSVDVITARNGGDMGWLEPGTTPDEFKNAGLKEKGQLSDVIKSSVGYLIVRLDDITPATVKPLSEVHNDISAKVKQEKALDAFFALQRKVSDAANNDNESLASAEKAAGVKAVETGWFSRDAVPAEIDFKPVTDAVFGGNLLGENGTPGSNSDIITVDGDRAFVLRITDHKPQAEKPLAEVKDQVTALVKHQKALKAANDEAQNLLSALKAGKGDEALKAAGVAFSPVKTFERTTQDTLTQPVFALPLPAKDKPSYGIGNDMQGNVVLLALDEVRSGTMPEDQKKAMAQRLTQNNAEIAFDALLKGLRKEAKIKLGDASTAPQQ; encoded by the coding sequence ATGATGGACAATTTACGCGCGGCGGCGAATCACGTCGTGCTCAAGATCATTCTGGGTTTGATTATCCTGTCATTCGTACTGACTGGCGTGAGTAACTACCTGATTGGCGGTAACAGCAACTATGCCGCAAAAGTTAACGATCAGGAGATCAGCCGGGCCCAGCTTGAAAACGCGGTCAACATCGAGCGCAACAACCTTGAGAGAAGACTGGGCGACCGTTTCTCTGAGCTCGCGTCCAATGAACAATATATGGCTGAGCTGCGCCAGCGCGCGCTGCAGGGCCTGATTGACGAAGCCCTGATTGACCAGTATGCGCGCTCGCTGCATCTGGAGATCAGCGATGAGCAGGTACGTCAGGCGATTTTCAAAAACCCGGCGTTCCAGAGCGACGGCAAATTCGATAACGCGCGCTACAATGCCATTATCACCAGTATGGGCATGAGCGCCGATCAATATGCGCAGGCGCTGCGTAATCAGCTCACGACCGATCAACTGGTTAGCGCCGTGATGGGCAGCGACTTCATCCTGCCGGGTGAAAGCGATCAGTTCGCCGCGCTCTTCGCCCAGCAGCGCCAGGTACGCACCGCGACCATCGCGGTCGATGCGCTGGCCCAGAAGCAGCAGGTTTCCGAACAGGAAATCAAAGACTACTACCAGCAGCACACTAACAACTTCCAGTCGCCTGAGCAGTTCCGCGTAAGCTACATCAAGCTTGACGCCGCAGCGCTCGCTGAGAACGCCAGTGAAGACGATATTCAGGCGTACTACGACAAACATCAGGATGAATTCGGCCAGCCGCAGCGCAACCGCTACAGCCTGATCCAGACCAAAACCGAAGATGAAGCGAAAGCCATTCTCGCGCAGCTCAAACAGGGCGCGGATTTCGCCACGCTCGCCAAAGAGAAATCGGTTGATGTCATCACCGCCCGCAACGGCGGCGACATGGGCTGGCTGGAGCCGGGCACCACGCCGGATGAGTTCAAAAACGCCGGTCTGAAAGAGAAAGGCCAGCTTTCTGACGTCATCAAATCCTCCGTCGGCTATCTCATTGTGCGTCTGGACGACATCACGCCGGCTACCGTGAAGCCGCTTTCTGAAGTGCATAACGACATCAGCGCCAAAGTGAAGCAGGAGAAAGCGCTGGACGCCTTCTTCGCACTGCAGCGTAAAGTGAGCGACGCGGCAAACAACGATAACGAATCGCTGGCCAGCGCTGAAAAAGCCGCGGGCGTGAAAGCGGTGGAAACCGGCTGGTTCAGCCGTGACGCGGTGCCGGCTGAGATTGACTTCAAGCCAGTGACTGACGCCGTGTTTGGCGGCAACCTGCTGGGCGAGAACGGCACGCCGGGCAGCAACTCCGACATCATCACCGTCGATGGCGATCGTGCGTTTGTGCTGCGTATTACCGATCACAAACCGCAGGCGGAAAAACCGCTCGCGGAGGTGAAAGATCAGGTCACCGCGCTGGTGAAACATCAGAAAGCGCTGAAGGCCGCAAATGACGAAGCGCAAAATCTGCTGAGCGCGCTGAAAGCGGGCAAAGGCGACGAGGCGCTGAAAGCGGCAGGGGTTGCTTTCAGTCCGGTGAAAACCTTTGAGCGCACCACGCAGGATACGCTGACGCAGCCAGTGTTCGCTCTGCCGCTGCCAGCCAAAGACAAACCGAGCTACGGCATCGGCAACGACATGCAGGGCAACGTGGTTCTGCTGGCGCTGGATGAGGTACGCAGCGGCACCATGCCGGAAGATCAGAAGAAAGCGATGGCGCAGCGTCTGACGCAGAACAATGCGGAGATCGCTTTTGACGCGCTGCTGAAGGGCCTGCGCAAAGAGGCCAAAATCAAACTCGGCGACGCGAGCACCGCTCCGCAGCAATAA
- a CDS encoding helix-hairpin-helix domain-containing protein → MKRGIKAFCLAVALAGGAFCTAATATPSAGKAQAEPVKEKPAAAAPQAKPETAPETLEETVSINTATADELAQAMNGVGKKKAQSIVSYREEYGPFKSIEDLKQVPGMGNSLVERNLSRIRL, encoded by the coding sequence ATGAAACGTGGAATCAAAGCCTTTTGTCTCGCCGTCGCGCTGGCTGGCGGCGCCTTTTGCACCGCAGCAACCGCGACACCATCAGCCGGAAAAGCTCAGGCGGAGCCGGTAAAAGAAAAACCGGCCGCCGCCGCGCCGCAGGCGAAGCCGGAAACCGCGCCTGAAACCCTTGAAGAAACCGTGAGCATTAATACCGCCACGGCGGATGAGCTGGCGCAGGCGATGAACGGCGTCGGTAAAAAGAAAGCGCAGTCTATCGTCAGCTATCGCGAAGAGTATGGCCCGTTTAAGTCCATCGAGGATCTAAAACAGGTGCCGGGGATGGGCAATTCGCTTGTTGAACGCAATCTTTCCAGGATCCGCCTCTAA
- a CDS encoding YbgC/FadM family acyl-CoA thioesterase: MQTQIKVRGYHMDVYQHVNNARYLEFLEEARWDGLENDESFKWMMANNIAFIVANININYRRPAVLGDLLTVTSQIKQLNGKSGVLSQVITLEPEGEVVADALITFVCIDLKTQKALPIEGELREKLEKITG; encoded by the coding sequence ATGCAGACTCAAATCAAAGTGCGTGGGTATCACATGGATGTTTATCAACATGTGAATAACGCGCGTTATCTGGAGTTTCTGGAAGAAGCCCGCTGGGACGGGCTGGAAAACGACGAAAGCTTCAAATGGATGATGGCGAACAATATCGCGTTTATCGTCGCCAACATTAATATCAACTACCGGCGGCCCGCCGTGCTTGGCGATCTGCTGACGGTCACCAGCCAGATAAAGCAGCTTAACGGTAAAAGCGGGGTGTTAAGCCAGGTCATTACGCTGGAGCCGGAAGGCGAGGTGGTTGCCGATGCGCTCATCACCTTTGTGTGTATCGATTTGAAAACACAAAAAGCGTTGCCGATTGAGGGCGAGCTGCGTGAAAAACTGGAAAAAATCACAGGGTAA
- a CDS encoding MBL fold metallo-hydrolase translates to MRVHHLNCGCMCPLGGALYDGFSKGLHAHLICHCLLIETDHHGLVLVDTGFGSDDMRQPDRRLPLFFRALNNIQYRESLTALHHLQALGFKPEDVRHIVLTHLDFDHAGGLSDFPHAQVHLMQREMTAADGRGTWLDSARYRPGQWGNRSGWHGYQAHGEPWFGFSAVRSLDGLPPEILLIPLPGHTEGHAGVAIDTPQGWLLHGGDAWFYRDEMAENPHCTPGLRFYQWMMQKDKAARLANQKRLRLLAADASAGVRLFCSHDAREFERISGKNLAI, encoded by the coding sequence ATGCGAGTACACCATCTCAACTGCGGTTGTATGTGTCCTTTGGGCGGCGCGCTGTACGATGGCTTCAGCAAAGGGCTGCATGCGCATCTCATCTGTCACTGCCTGCTGATTGAAACCGACCATCACGGACTGGTGCTGGTGGATACCGGTTTCGGTAGTGACGATATGCGCCAGCCTGACCGCCGTTTACCGCTCTTTTTCCGGGCGCTGAACAATATCCAGTACCGGGAATCATTAACGGCGCTGCATCATCTTCAGGCGCTCGGCTTTAAGCCGGAGGATGTCCGGCACATTGTGTTGACGCATCTGGATTTCGATCACGCGGGCGGGCTGAGCGATTTCCCGCACGCGCAGGTGCATCTGATGCAGCGGGAAATGACCGCCGCAGACGGGCGCGGCACATGGCTTGACAGCGCGCGCTATCGTCCGGGGCAGTGGGGCAATCGTTCCGGCTGGCATGGGTACCAGGCGCATGGCGAACCGTGGTTTGGTTTTAGCGCCGTGCGCTCGCTTGATGGTCTGCCGCCGGAAATTCTGTTGATCCCGCTGCCGGGACATACGGAAGGGCACGCAGGCGTGGCGATTGATACGCCGCAGGGCTGGTTGCTGCACGGCGGCGACGCCTGGTTTTATCGCGATGAGATGGCGGAAAACCCGCACTGTACGCCAGGTCTGCGCTTCTATCAGTGGATGATGCAAAAAGACAAAGCCGCGAGGCTTGCGAATCAGAAGCGACTGCGGCTTCTGGCGGCTGACGCCAGCGCGGGCGTGAGGCTGTTTTGCAGCCACGACGCCCGCGAATTTGAGCGAATTAGCGGGAAAAACCTGGCTATTTAA